The DNA region ACGGCCAGCAGATCCTGGTGCCGGCCGATGACGAGTTTCCTGCCACCCTTCGGTCGATCCCCGATCCGCCGGTCCTCCTCTTTGTTCGGGGGACGCTCGACGCACTGCGGCGGCCCGCCGTCGCGATCGTCGGAAGCCGGAGCCACTCCGGATACGGTGCCGAGGTCGCGGCCACGATGGCGAACGCCGCGGCGCACGCCGGAATTGTTGTCGTGAGCGGGATGGCCCGCGGACTCGATGCCGTGGCACAGAACACCGCCCTCGACGTCGGCGGTATGTCGATCGGCGTCCTGGGTACCGGCGCCGATATCGTCTATCCGCTGGAGAATCGATCGCTGTTCGACCGGATCGTCGGGAACGGTCTCCTGCTGACCGAGCACCCACCGGGCGAGCAGGCGTTTCGCGGCGCATTTCCCCGGCGCAATCGGCTCATCAGCGGACTCGCGCGCGTCCTGGTGGTGATCGAGGCAGCAGCAGGATCGGGAACGCTCGTCACCGTGACCTCAGCGCTCGAACAAGGCCGCGAAGTCCTCGTCGTCCCGGGCCCGATCACGAGCCGGACCTCGGTGGGGACCAATCAGCTCCTCCGTGACGGGGCGACGCCGCTGCTCGCGCCCGACGATCTCCTGCGCGCATTCGGGCTCGTGTCGACGACGGTCTCCGAACCGCGATTGGAGCCGCCTCCGTGCAATCTGTCGCCCGACGAGGCGCGCGTGCTCTCGGCGATCTATGGCACACCGCGGTCGGTTGATGCGATCGCCGACGTGGCCGGTTTGCCGATCGGGATGGTGCTCGCGACGCTCCTTGGACTCGAACTCGGCGGATTGATCACGCAACTCGCCGACGCCACGTACCAGCGGCGATAACCGTAACCGGTATCATTCGCTGTGCACGTTTATCTCCACGTCCCGTTCTGCGGCCGGCGATGCTCGTACTGTGACTTCGCGATCGCAGTGCGCAACGTCACGCCGGACGCGGCATTCCTGGCCGCGATTACCGGAGAGATCGCGCTCCGGCGTGGCGCGGAGCGCTGGCCTGCCGGGCCGGTCCAGACCATCTACTTCGGCGGCGGCACGCCGTCGCGGCTCGATCCACTCACCATCACGCAACTCATTGCCGTGCTGAGCGGAATCTGGCCGCGGGCGGCAGACGCGGAGATCACCCTCGAAGCCAACCCCGACGACGTGACCGCCGAGCGTGCTCGTGGTTGGGTCCGCGCCGGGATCAACCGCATCTCGCTCGGCGTGCAGAGTCACGACGCGGCGGTGTTGGAGTGGATGCACCGGACCCACCGCGCCGAGCAGGTGCCCGAGGCCCTCGCGATCCTGCGAGCGGAGGGAATCACCAATATTTCCCTCGACCTGATCTTTGCGCTGCCGGAGACGTTGCGTCGCAATTGGTCCGACGACTTGCAGCGAACGCTCGCCCTCGCCCCCGATCACGTCTCGCTGTACGGACTCACGGTGGAAGCGCACACGCCGTTGGCGCGATGGGTTGGCCGCGGCGAGATCGTCACGCCGATGGATGAGCGGTATGCCGACGAATATCTCCTGGCCCATGAGCAACTGATTGCGGCGGGGTTCGAGCACTATGAAGTCTCGAATGCGGCTCGCCCCGGCTTTCGATCCCGCCACAACTCGGCATACTGGAGCGGAGCGCCGTACGTCGGGCTCGGACCATCGGCGCACTCGCTGCTGGCTGACGCGCGGCAATGGAACGTCCGCGAGTGGGAGGCATTTCGTCGCCGGGTCGACGAAGCGGCGACCCCAGTCGAGGGTCAGGAAACGATTGACGGTGCCCCGAAACGGCTCGAAGATCTCTATCTCGGATTGCGAACGATCGAGGGTGCGAGCCAGGCGATGGTGCCCGCAGGAGCGCGCGCAGCGTGGGTCCGCGCCGGCTGGGCAACGACGGAGGGGGGTCGGATTCGACTCACGGTCGAAGGATGGCTTCGGCTCGATGCGCTGGTGGGAGCCGTCAGGGATTCCTAGCTTTGGTCCATGCCTGAGGCCGAGGAACTGACCGACCGGGAACGCCGGATTCTCGAAGCGGTCATCGAGACGTACATCGCGACGGCGGAGCCGGCGGGTAGCCACCGCGTGGCGCGCCGCTCATCCCTTGGGATGTCGCCCGCCTCGATTCGCAACACGATGAGCGACCTCGAGGAGAAGGGGTACCTCTATCATCCCCATGCCTCCGCTGGTCGGATCCCGACTGACCGTGCCTATCGGCTCTATGTCGACACGATGGCCGACCGGGCACAGCCCGACCCGCACGCCTGCGAACATCTGGAAATTGCGCTCGCCTCGAGCCCGTCGACCGACGACCTCCTGGCGAGAGCGGCGCAGATGCTCGGGATATTGACCCAGGAGCTTGGAGTCGCGGTCGCACCGGCGATTGAGGAGATCGTGCTCGATCGCGTCGACCTGGCAGCGGTGGCGAGCGACCGATTGCTTCTCGTCCTTTCGCTTCGCAGCGGAAACATCCGCTCGATCTACGTTCGCCTTCGCGGCGCACTCTCCCCGGCCGAAGTCGAGGACGCCCAGCGGACGCTCAACGAACGCCTCGCCGGGCTCACCCTGCGGGAGATCCGGGGATCGTTCGCCGAGCGGCTCCGCGATGCCAGGGCGCTTCCCGACGGCAGCGAACTCCTCGACATCATTCTCGCGGAGGGGGAAGGGCTGTTCGACCTCCCCGAGCCGCACGACGCGGTGGTGATCGGCAGCCAGTCGGTCCTCATGGAGCAGCCGGAGTTTGCCTCCCACGATCAGATGCGGTCGCTGCTCACCCTCACCGATCGTCGCGGCCTCCTCCGGCAGGCGCTGGCGGAGCGACGGCGTGAGGGGATCACGGTCTCGATCGGCGGCGAGCACCGGGAACCTGGTCTGGCCACCTTCACGTTGGTGACGTCGACCTATCATCGCGGCGGGGCCACCGGCGTTATCGGTGTCCTCGGTCCGACCCGTATGGCCTATGACAAGATTGTCGGCCTGGTAGAGCATGCCGGCCGGCTGATTGAAGGGTTGAGCCAGTGAGCGATCTGTACGCCGTCCTCGAAGTGTCGCGCGAAGTCACCGACGATGACATCAAGAAGTCGTATCGTCGGCTGGCGATGCTCTATCACCCGGACCGGAATTCAGCGCCCGATGCCGAGGCACGCTTCAAGGAGATCGCCGAGGCGTACCAGGTTCTCAGCGATCCCGACAAACGCGCGCACTACGATCGATTCGGGAGCGCCCCGTCGTCGACCAGCGGATTCGGTGCAGGATTCCAGCACATCGACCTCTCCGAAGCGCTCAACATCTTCATGCGCGATATCGGTTTCGGCGGTCTCGACGGCATCTTCGGCGGTGGCGCGCAACGCGATCCGACCCGCGGCCAGGATATCCGCGTGACGGTCAAGCTGTCGCTGCAGGAAGTGGCTCTTGGCGCCAAGCGCAATGTCCGGCTCAAGACGCTGGTCCCGTGCACCAACTGCAACGGCACCGGCGCTGCGAAGGGCACCCGGCCAGTCCAGTGCGCGACGTGCGGCGGATCGGGCGAGGTGCGGCGGGCCGCCCGCTCGATGTTCGGGCAGTTCGTCCAGGTCGGTCCGTGTCCCACCTGTCATGGCGAAGGTCATGTGGTCGCGACTCCGTGCGAAGTCTGTCGTGGCGAGGGTCGCGTCAAGGGCGAACGCAGCGTGACAGTGGACGTCCCCCCCGGTGTCTCGCCGCAGCACTATCTCACGCTGCGCGGACTCGGCACACCCGGGCCGCGCGGAGGGAATCCCGGCGACCTGATCGTGATGATCGAGGTGAAGGAGGATGATCGCTTCGAACGTCACGGCGACGACTTGCACGTCGAGCTGCCCGTGTCGTTCTCGCAGGCCGCACTTGGAACCACCGCGCGTGTTCCCACGCCATACGGTGACGAAGCGCTGGCGATTCCGGCGGGGACCCAGTCCGGGACGGTGCTCCGGCTGCGAGGGAAAGGATTGCCGCATCTCGGGGGCGCCGGTGTCGGCGACCTGAACGTCGCGGTCCTGGTCTGGACGCCGGATGATCTCACCGACGTGCAGCGACAACTGTTCACCGAGCTCGCCAAGTACGAAGGCGACGGACCGACGCGCAAAGGCGGCTTCTGGTCGAAACTCAAGGAAGCCCTCGGCGCGTGAGTGATCGCTGGTGGCGAGTCGTCTTCGCCGCCCCGTCCGGCACCGCTGACGCGATTGCCGGGATGATCGTCGTGGCGACCGGTAGCGGCGTCGAAGAACTCGCCGACGGCGCACTCACCACCACCCTCGAATCCGAAGCGGCTGCGCGCGACCTCATCGACCGCGTCACGCAGCAGTTCCCCGGGACCTCGGCCGCATGCAGCGAAGCAGCGTCGATCGATTGGTCGACTCGCTGGCGCGACGGGATCGTGACCCGGCGCTTCGGACGGCTGCTGCTCACGCCGAGCTGGCTGCCGGTCACCGCCGCGGCCGGCGACGTGGTGATCACCATCGATCCGGAATCAGCGTTCGGCAGCGGCGAGCACGGGTCGACGCGCGGTGCGCTTGCGCTCGTCGAGCGTCACGTGCAGAGTGGCGACCGCGTCCTCGATCTCGGGAGCGGATCGGGAATCCTGTCGATTGCCGCGGTCGCCCTGGGTGCCCGATCGGCGATCGGCTTCGAGATCGACGAGCCGTCACTTCCCGTCGCCGAAACGAACGCGCTTCGCAACGGCGTCGACGGTGGGGTGTCGTTCATCGGCGGCGACGCGGCAGATCTTGCGCCACTGGCGGGTCCGGTCGAAGTCGTCTGTTCCAACATTCTGCGGACGGTGAATGTCGTGCTGCTCCCTGCGATTGCGGCAGCGTTGATTCCCGGCGGCCTCGCGATCTTCGCGGGGATGGAAGCGCCCGAATCCCCGCTTTTCGAGCCCGTGCTCGCCGCCGGCGGGTTCGAGATCATCGACGCCGTGATCGACGACGGATGGTGGTCCGTCGCGGCGCGATGCCGATGAGCGGCGCCGCTGTTCTCGCCGCCACGGAGCTGCTGGTGGACGGCGGAGTCATTGACCTCGATGACGACGAACGACACCACCTGCAGGTACGGCGCGTTTCCGATGGCGCCACGGTGCGAGTCTTCGACGGCGAGGGTGGCACGGCAGCGGGGGTATTGCGTCACGCCAAGTCATCGGCAACGGTGACGATTTCGAACGTGCACCGAGCTGATCGGCCAGCGCCCACTGTGCTGGCGATCGGTGCCGGCGACAAGGATCGTTTCATTGCGCTCGCCGAGCGCGCCACCGAACTCGGTGTCACCGAACTGATCCCGGTCGAGGCCGAGCGTGCGCGCGACGTCGCCGGCCGGGTTCGCGCAGCACATCTCGACCGGATGCGGCGACGCGCTCGCGAAGCGTGCAAGCAGTGCGGCAATCCCTGGGCGACGACGATCGTCGAGCCGCTGTCGTTCGAACAGCTCATCCAACGATACCGCGCCCGTCGCTGGCTCGTCGCGGATCATTCGGGTGGTGCGGCTCCGGGCATCGGCACCGTCGAAGCGATCGGATGGATCATCGGACCCGAGGGCGGACTCACCCCCGACGAGATGGTCCGGTGCAGGGAAACGCTCGGCGCCGTTTCCGTGACCCTTGGACCGTCGATCTTGCGGTTTGATACCGCCGCAATCGTCGCCGCCGGACTCACCATCGACCGGCGGCTCACAGCGGAGAGATGATGGACTGCATTTTCTGTCGCATCGCAGCAGGGGAAATTCCGGCGACGATTGTCGCCCGAACCGACCACGCGATCGCCTTTCGGGACCTCCATCCGCAGGCACCGACTCACCTCCTCGTGGTTCCGACCGAACATGTCGGGTCGGCGGCCCATCTTTCCCGTGGAGCCGCGGCACGGGTCCTTGGGGAGATTGCGGCGCTGGCCACCACGGTCGCAGCCGAACTTGGTCTCGAGGCCGGATACCGGATGGTGATCAACACGGGCCCGGAAGGCGGCCAGACCGTCGACCACCTCCACCTGCACCTCCTGGGCGGTCGCCAGTTCCACTGGCCGCCCGGCTAGGCCTCCGAGTTGCCCGGGCTTCATCGGGTGGATAGCTTTGGAGTCTGCTATTCAACCGCCCGTTCGGGGGCCGAGAGGGGTGATTTCAGTACATGTCGGAAGTCATCATCCACGAGGATGAGAGCTTCGAGCGCGCGCTCAAGCGTTTCAAGAAAAAGTGCGAGAAGGCTGGTATCCTCTCCGACTTGCGCAAGCACCGGCACTATGAGAAGCCCAGTGAAAAGCGCAAGCGAAAAATGAACGCTGCGCAGCGCAAGAACCGCCGCGGTCGCACGGTACATGTCTGACATCGTCACCCGGCTGCGCGCCGATCAGATTGCGGCGCGCAAGGCCGCACACAAGGACCGGACCCTGGTACTCGGGACGGTCCTTGCGTCGTTGAAGAACAAGGAAATCGAACTCGGCCGCGTGCCCTCCGATGTCGAAACGATCGACGTGCTTCGCAAGCAGATCAAGCAGCGTCTCGATTCCGTCGAGCAGTATCGCAAGGGCGGTCGCGATGATCTCGCCGCAAAGGAAGAGTTCGAGATCGGCGTGCTTCGAGAATTCCTCCCGCCGGAAGTCGATGCCGAGACGATTCGCGCCGCCGCGCGTGACGCGATCGCTGGCGGCGCAACGGACCTCGGCCGGCTGATGGGCGCGCTGATGGGACGATTCAAGGGGCAGGCCGACGGAGCCACGATCAATCGCATCGCCCGCGAGGCACTGCAGCAGAAATGACCGGTGTCTCGCCGCTGTCGACCGGGGTGCCGCCTCATACGCGAGACGGCACCCCGGCGCGCTTGGATCCGGCCCATTCCGCCGACGGCCTCGCCGCGATCGAGTTCGACGCGGTCCTCGACGTCGTTGCCGGCTTCACGGCCGGGCCGCTCGGCGCCGATGCGATCCGCGCGCTGCGGCCTGCGAGCGACATCGAGTGGATTCGGCACGAGCTCAGCGAGGTCGGTGAACTGCTGGCGCTGATCGGCCGCGGCGAGCGATTCGACGTCGCTCCGATCCCGCCGCTTCGCACCGTGCTCGGCCGACTGCGCATTGACGGAAGCGTGCTCGACATCGCGGAACTCGCCGCCGTCAAGATGACCCTCGCCGCCGCGCGCATCATCGGCGACGAACTCGCACGGCATCGGATGGCGTGCCCCCTGGTCGCGGGGCGGCATGTCGCGCCGGTCCATCGGGCAATCGAGCGGACGCTGGAGCTCGCCGTCGGCGACGATGGAGAACTGCTCGACACGGCCAGCCCGGCCCTCGCGTCGGCACGCCGTGACGTGCACGCCGCGCGCGAGCGGCTGGTCCGACGACTCGAGACGCTCCTGCGCGATCTTGATGCGTCGAGCGTTGGGGCAGGCGCGACGGTGACCATGCGAAGCGGCCGGTACGTCATTCCGATTCGCCGCGATTCTCGCCAGCGCCCCGAGGGGATCATCCACGACGAGTCGGCAAGCGCCGGCACGCTGTTCGTCGAACCGACCGCCGCGATCGACCTCGGCAACGCACTCCGCTCGGCCGTCGTTGCGGAGGAACGGGCGGTCCTGGCGGTCCTTCGCGATCTCACGCAACGCCTTCGGCCGATTGAACCGTTGCTTGCCGCGCACCACGACTGCTGCGTCGCGATCGATTCGCTCGTTGCGCGAGCTCGATGGGCGTACAATGCCAACGCCTCCGTTCCGACAATCCACCCGGCGGGGGGCGCACTTCGCCTCAACGTGGCTCGACACCCGCTGCTGATCGCGAAGGGAATCGTCGCAGTTCCCTTTGATCTCACCCTGGACGCTGGTGAGCACACCCTGCTGATCTCGGGACCAAACACCGGCGGCAAGACGGTCCTGCTCAAGACGGTCGGACTGGCGATCGCCCTGGCGCAATCGGGGCTGGTCCCTCCGGTTGGCCCCGACAGCATCATTCCGATGATCGATCGCCTCTTCGTCGACATCGGCGATCATCAATCGCTCGCCGCCGACCTCTCGACCTTTGCCGCGCACGTCGCCTCGGTGCGGCAGATCCTCGACTACAGCGAGCGGGGCACCCTCGTGTTGCTCGATGAAATCGGTTCGGGCACCGATCCGGCCGAAGGTGGGGCGCTCGCCGCTGCGGTCCTGGAATCGCTGACCAGTCGCGGCGCGCTGACCCTTGCCACCACCCATCTCGGCGCGCTCAAGCTGCTGGCGACGCGAGTCGACGGCGTGGTCAACGGGTCGCTGCATTTCGACGCCGAGACGCTTTCGCCGACCTTCCGATTTGCCAAGGGGATCCCCGGTCGTTCCTATGGGCTCGCCATCGCGCGGCGGCTCGGCGTGTCTTCGGAGGTGTTGCGGAACGCCGAGCGACTGGTCCCCGAGGCGGAACGCAATCTCGATCAATTGCTGGCGACGGTCGAAGCGCGACGGCAAGCGCTCGACGCCGGCGAAGCCACGTTTCGCGAGCGACTCGACGAGATCGAACGGCGCGAGGCGACACTGGAGGCGACGCAGGCAGCGCAGCACGCTCGCGATGCCGCGCTGCGCGCCGCCGAGAAGACGGCGGAGCGCGATCGGGCCCGGGCGGCGAAGGCGTACCTGCTCGAAGCGCGCAAGCAGGTTGAGGCGGCGCTGGCATTGGCCCGAGGCGCCGCCGACGAAACGGCTGCCAAGGACGCGCGGCGCTTGGTGGAGGAGGGCATTCGAGATCAGCGTGCCCGCCTTGACGAATCCGACCCGACGATCGACGGCAGCGACGAGACGCTGCAGGTCGGTGACCGCGTTCGCCTCAATACCGGTGCGACGGGGGAGCTCGCCGAGATCCGGGGCGACGGAAAGGGAGTCGTCCTGGTGGGAACGATGCGGCTCGTGGTCGCGACGGGGACGCTCACTCGCGTCGCGGGTGCAGCCCCGCGGCCTCGTGTCGCGGCGGTTCGCGTCGACGAGTCGGCGCCGGCAGGCGCGTACGAACTCGATCTCCGTGGCATGCGGGCTGACGAGGCGGAGGCGGCCGTGGCGCTGGCGATCGACCGGGCCACTCTCGCGGAACAGCCACACCTCGCCATCATTCACGGCATGGGAACCGGTGTCCTTCGCGACGTTGTCCGGCGACTCCTCGCCGCGGACCGGCGCGTCGCCTCGTTCGACTTTGCGCCGCGCACTCAGGGCGGCGTTGGCGTGACCGTCGCGGTGCTCCGCTAGTGGCGCGGATCCCCGACGAAGTCATCGAGCAGGTCCGCGACGCCGCCGACCTCCTCGAGATCGTGCAGGACCAGGTGTCGCTCAAGCGCACCGGCGGCGACTGGCGCGGCCCGTGTCCCTTCCATGGCGGCACTCACCGGAATTTCGCGGTGATCCCGAAGCAGAATCGCTACTACTGCTTTGTCTGCCACGCCACCGGTGACGTCTTCACGTGGTACCGCGAGCGCTTCGGTATGGACTATCCAAGCGCCGTACGCGAAGTCGCACGACGGTACGGGATCGGCATCCCCGAGAGCAGTGAACGAGCCGGCCCCGATCCTCGCGAGCCGCTCTTCCAGGCGTGCGACGCAGCCCACACGTGGTTCGCTGCCCAGCTGCGCGATCTTCCCGAGGCCGAAACCGCCCGGCGCTACCTGCTGCAGCGCGAGTTCTCGCTCGATACCGCGGCGACGCTTGGCGTGGGCTACGCGCCGCGCGGAGGAGAACTCCTCGCCGCGATGCGACAGCTCGGCATCGCCGATGACATCCTGGTCGAGGCGGCGCTCGTGATGCGTCGCGACGACGGCTCCCTCGCTTCCCGATTTCGCGGCAGGCTGATCTTCCCGATTCACGACCTGCGCGGTCGTGTCGTGGCGTTCGGTGGACGGATTCTCGGTCCGGGCGAACCGAAGTATCTCAACTCGCCGGAAACACCGGTCTTTCACAAGGGCGAGCAGCTCTATCATCTGCACGTCGCGAAGAACGCGATCAGGAAAGCCGGCTTCGCGATCCTGGTCGAAGGATATTTCGATGTGCTGCGCGTCGCGCTTGCCGGTCTCGAGCACGTGGTGGCACCGCTCGGGACCGCGTTGACCGAGGCGCAGGCGGTGCTGCTCAAGCGATTCACCAACGAAGTCGTGCTCCTTTACGACAGCGACCCCCCGGGCCTCCGCGCCACCTTTCGCGCCGGCGACGTGTTGCTTGCGCACGGCGTGCGCGTTCGCGTTGCCACACTGCCTGCGGGCGAAGATCCGGACACGCTTGCGCTCCGCGGTGGTGCGGCTGCGGTCGAGGGGGTGATCGCCGACGCGATCGATGTGCTTGAACGCAAGGTGCAGCTGCTCGATCGCAAGGGGTGGTTCACCGACGTGCGGCGATCGCGCGAAGCGCTCGACCGACTCCTGCCGACCCTGCGTGCCGCGAGCGATCCCATCACGCGTGAGCTCTATCTCACGCGCGTGGCCGAACGTCTCGGCGTTCCGCGCGAGGCGGTCGCCGCCGAGATCGCTTCGCAGCGAGCGCCGCAGGCCGCCAGCCCCGCCGCCGCATCGCCATCCCGCACGCCGCGGACGGAGCGCCGCGTCGGGCCACGTGGCGGGGCGGAGATTGAACGAAAACTTCTGCGCTTGCTCCTGTTGCACCCGCAGTGGCTGGCGCGGGCGCGGGGGGAGATCACTGCCGACCGATTCGAGCTTGCCGCCTGCCGTGCGATCTTCGACGCGCTGTTGGCCCTTCCGGCGGATGCTCCCATTGGCGATGCGTTCGCGGCGCTGGATCAGCGCGCGCGTGAGGTCTGGACGCAGCTGGTGGAATCCGGAGCGCCTGGTCCGGGATATGACGTCGATCGGGAATACACCGGTGCACTCGAATCGCTCAGCGAAATCCGCGAATTCGCGTCCATCGCGGCAGAGAGCGATCCGATGGTCCTGCGGCGGCGGCGGACGGCGCTCAGCAAAGAAGGACAGACGCGGTTTAGCTTGTATCTTGCCAATCGAGCGCCGAATCGTGCCAAGCACGGCGCCCCGCCAGTCGAGGAGTAACTGATGCATCCCGATCTCCCCAAGCTGCTCGATGTGCAGGTCAAGGATCGCCGCCTCGCCGAGCTCGATGCGCGCGCAGCGGTGATCACGGCCGAGCGGGCGCAGCTCGACGCGGCGCTGCAGCAGGGACGGGACGCAGTGGCGAGTGCGGAACGTGCGGCGGCCGATGCCGCGCGACGCCGGGCCGAGGCGGAAACGAAACTCGAAACGCAGCGAGTGCAGCACGAACGGCGTCGCGCCCGGCTTGACCAGGAACGCAATCCTCGGGTGGCGGCGCAGTTGCTCGCCGATGTCGAACTCGGGCGCAACATCCTGGCGCAGGAAGAGAGCGAATGGGTTCGGATGGCGGATGACGTCGCCGCTCGCGACACTGCGGTACGTGCCGCGAACGATCGCCTCACGGCCGCGCTCGCCGAACAGGCCGACGCGCGCGCGGCCCTCGACGCCCGGATGGCCGATGTCGACGGCGATTACGCCGTGGCGCGTGCCGACCGCGACGCGTCGGCGTCGCACCTCGACCGGACCCTCCGCATCCGCTACGACCGGCTCCGCAATTCGCGCAAGACGGAAATCCTCGTTCCCGCCCAGAATGGCACCTGTACTGCCTGCTACACCGCGATTCCGCGATCACGGATCGGTCAGTTGCAGGCCGACGGCATCCTGATCGACGGATGCGAGATGTGCGGCGCGATCATCTACCTCGCCGAGGCGGTTGCCTGATTGCGTCGCCGCGATGGCGCCTTGCCACCGCGCCTGATTCGATGGAAACCGCCGGCTTTGCGGCGGCCCTCGGCCTGCCCCAACCACTCGCCGCCCTGTTGATCCAGCGCGGCGTCCGCGATCCCGACAGCGCCCGCGCCTTTCTCCACCCGCGGCTCGCGTCGCTCTCCGATCCGCGATCACTCGCGGGGATGGACACGGCGGTCGACCTGATCGCGTCGACGATCCGCCGCGGTGAACCAATCCTGATCCACGGCGACTACGACGTCGATGGCCAGTGCGCCGCGGCGCTGCTCACGCGCGCGCTGCGTATCGGCGGTGCTGATGCGCATCCGTTCCTGCCGCATCGAATGACCGACGGGTACGATTTCGGCGCGGCGGGTCTCGCCGAGGCGGAGCGGATCGGCGCGCGACTCATCCTCACCTGCGATTGCGGCATCACCGCGGTCGAGACTGTCGACCGGGCTCGCGCCGCCGGCATCGCGGTTGTCGTCACCGACCATCACCTCCCGGGGGCGGTGCTCCCGCGCGCGAACGCGGTGGTCGACCCACAGCGCAGCGACGACGAATCGGGGCTCGGTTTCCTCTCGGGGACCGGGATCGCGTTCAAGCTCATCCAGGCCCTCGTCCCGGCGATCCCGCTTCCGGAGGCATTGCCGTTCCATCTGCTCGACTACGTCGCGCTGGCAACCGTCGCCGACGTCGTTCCGCTGATTGGTGAAAACCGTACCCTCGTCAAGCATGGCCTCCGGCTCCTGGCACAGAGCCGCTGGCCGGGGCTCCGCGCGCTGGTGGAGCGAGCCCAGCTCGCTGGCAAGGAAATCCGTGCGACGCAGGCCGGATTCATCCTCGCCCCGCGCCTCAATGCGGTGGGCCGAATCGCCGACGCCAAGGACGGCCTGCGGCTCCTCCTCACCGATGATCCCGTCGAAGCGGCAGCACTCGCCGATCGACTCGAGACACTCAATCGCGAGCGGCAGGCGCTCGATCAGCGGATCCTCGACGATGCGCTCGAGGTGATCGCAGCACATCACGCCGATCCGGCCGCCGCGACGTCGATTGTCCTTGCCGCGGACGGCTGGCACCCCGGCGTGATCGGGATCGTGGCGTCCCGCGTGGTCGAACGCTACGGGCGACCGACATTCCTGATCGGACTCGACGGCGATATGGGGCGGGGGAGCGGGCGCAGCATCGACGGATTCGATCTCCACGCAGCGCTCGGCGCCTGCGAAGACCTCCTCGAGCGGTTTGGCGGACATCGCATGGCGGCAGGGCTCACGATTCGGCGCGACCGCGTGGACGCCTTCCGGGATCGCTTCAACGCTGTGGCCCGCGAACAGCTGTCGGTCGAGGATCTGGGTCCGAGCCAGCGCGTCGATCTCGAGGTCCGCGTCGACCAGCT from Gemmatimonadales bacterium includes:
- a CDS encoding Smr/MutS family protein — translated: MTGVSPLSTGVPPHTRDGTPARLDPAHSADGLAAIEFDAVLDVVAGFTAGPLGADAIRALRPASDIEWIRHELSEVGELLALIGRGERFDVAPIPPLRTVLGRLRIDGSVLDIAELAAVKMTLAAARIIGDELARHRMACPLVAGRHVAPVHRAIERTLELAVGDDGELLDTASPALASARRDVHAARERLVRRLETLLRDLDASSVGAGATVTMRSGRYVIPIRRDSRQRPEGIIHDESASAGTLFVEPTAAIDLGNALRSAVVAEERAVLAVLRDLTQRLRPIEPLLAAHHDCCVAIDSLVARARWAYNANASVPTIHPAGGALRLNVARHPLLIAKGIVAVPFDLTLDAGEHTLLISGPNTGGKTVLLKTVGLAIALAQSGLVPPVGPDSIIPMIDRLFVDIGDHQSLAADLSTFAAHVASVRQILDYSERGTLVLLDEIGSGTDPAEGGALAAAVLESLTSRGALTLATTHLGALKLLATRVDGVVNGSLHFDAETLSPTFRFAKGIPGRSYGLAIARRLGVSSEVLRNAERLVPEAERNLDQLLATVEARRQALDAGEATFRERLDEIERREATLEATQAAQHARDAALRAAEKTAERDRARAAKAYLLEARKQVEAALALARGAADETAAKDARRLVEEGIRDQRARLDESDPTIDGSDETLQVGDRVRLNTGATGELAEIRGDGKGVVLVGTMRLVVATGTLTRVAGAAPRPRVAAVRVDESAPAGAYELDLRGMRADEAEAAVALAIDRATLAEQPHLAIIHGMGTGVLRDVVRRLLAADRRVASFDFAPRTQGGVGVTVAVLR
- the dnaG gene encoding DNA primase, whose translation is MARIPDEVIEQVRDAADLLEIVQDQVSLKRTGGDWRGPCPFHGGTHRNFAVIPKQNRYYCFVCHATGDVFTWYRERFGMDYPSAVREVARRYGIGIPESSERAGPDPREPLFQACDAAHTWFAAQLRDLPEAETARRYLLQREFSLDTAATLGVGYAPRGGELLAAMRQLGIADDILVEAALVMRRDDGSLASRFRGRLIFPIHDLRGRVVAFGGRILGPGEPKYLNSPETPVFHKGEQLYHLHVAKNAIRKAGFAILVEGYFDVLRVALAGLEHVVAPLGTALTEAQAVLLKRFTNEVVLLYDSDPPGLRATFRAGDVLLAHGVRVRVATLPAGEDPDTLALRGGAAAVEGVIADAIDVLERKVQLLDRKGWFTDVRRSREALDRLLPTLRAASDPITRELYLTRVAERLGVPREAVAAEIASQRAPQAASPAAASPSRTPRTERRVGPRGGAEIERKLLRLLLLHPQWLARARGEITADRFELAACRAIFDALLALPADAPIGDAFAALDQRAREVWTQLVESGAPGPGYDVDREYTGALESLSEIREFASIAAESDPMVLRRRRTALSKEGQTRFSLYLANRAPNRAKHGAPPVEE
- the recJ gene encoding single-stranded-DNA-specific exonuclease RecJ, yielding METAGFAAALGLPQPLAALLIQRGVRDPDSARAFLHPRLASLSDPRSLAGMDTAVDLIASTIRRGEPILIHGDYDVDGQCAAALLTRALRIGGADAHPFLPHRMTDGYDFGAAGLAEAERIGARLILTCDCGITAVETVDRARAAGIAVVVTDHHLPGAVLPRANAVVDPQRSDDESGLGFLSGTGIAFKLIQALVPAIPLPEALPFHLLDYVALATVADVVPLIGENRTLVKHGLRLLAQSRWPGLRALVERAQLAGKEIRATQAGFILAPRLNAVGRIADAKDGLRLLLTDDPVEAAALADRLETLNRERQALDQRILDDALEVIAAHHADPAAATSIVLAADGWHPGVIGIVASRVVERYGRPTFLIGLDGDMGRGSGRSIDGFDLHAALGACEDLLERFGGHRMAAGLTIRRDRVDAFRDRFNAVAREQLSVEDLGPSQRVDLEVRVDQLTDELERWTRQLEPCGMGNPGAVLGVRNVRVDRTAVVGTNHLKGRLTDGAVAIETIAFGWADRAAPFIDGAVDVAVRLERNEWHGRSTLQARALTLAPTAGSMVTNEIVP